In the Desulfitobacterium hafniense DCB-2 genome, AGCTTGAAAATCTCTTCTACCGCCAACACATCAGTATCTCTTGGGCCGAAATTCCATGCACCGCTGTACTTTTCCGGCTCAGCCGAAAGTAATGCTCCCAGCAGCAGATAACCGGACAGTGGCTCCAGTACATGCTACCAAGGACGGGTAGCATGCGGATTTCTGATCCGAATCGGCTGATCTTCCACAACTGCTCGAACAAAATCAGGCAACAGGCGATCCTCCGCCCAATCACCGCCGCCAATGACATTTCCTGCTCCGACCATGGCCAGACTTACTCCGCTGTTCAAAAAAACTATTGCGAAAGACGGAGACGACCAGTTCCGTACAACCTTTGCTGGCACTATAGGGGTCATAACCGCCCAGGGGGTCGGTTTCCCGATAGCCGTAGACCCACTCCCGGTTTTCATAGCATTTGTCAGATGTAATTAGGGCTTGCCAACCAAACCCCTATCTTCGTTTCATCCAGCAATTGGCGAAAAAGCCATGCCTAAAAAGCATCTCCTCCAAAATTGGACAAAAAGAACTCTGAGCTTGCGCTCTAAGTTCATGATAAAGAATTGCATGCTGATCATGCATTCTGCCGTTTCTTTGAGTTTGGCATAAATGCGGTTCAATCCATAGTTCCTCTTGCCTTCTCCGAATTTTCCTTCTACGGCATTGCGCAGCTTGGCATCCATTCGTTGCAGCTGTTTCTCGATTTTCTTCAACGCCTCACCCGATGGCCTTCCCAGCTTAGGCCCACTGAGTCTGATGGTGTGCTTTTTGCAGTAAGCCAGGTTGTTACGGTTGCGATAGATCCGATCCGCCAGGACGGCTTCCGGATAACAGCCGTTTCTTGCTTTGTAGCGTTCTACGCTTTCCATCAGAGTGTCGGCTTCGTTAAACGCATCCCAGGATAACTTCTCTATGCGGCACATGCCCTTTTCGATGCTGATGGCTACTTTGGCCCCAAATTCTACTTTGGCACCGGCCTTGCCTCTTACTATCGGTCGGACATGGTCTTGGTAAAGGCTGACGATTCGAGCCGGGATCTGATGCCGCTTGGTTTTATACATGCTTTCCTGCTGTGTGACGAGGGTCCGTAGGGTTTCTAACAGCCTGACGTGTCGGTTGCTTAAGAGGTCCTCATCTGCAGAACGTCCGTTGAGCATGCGCTCCACGTGCCGAAGGTTGCGCTTGCAATACTGCAGTTGTTGCTTGATGCCTTTTCTCAGCTGGTTTTTTCTCGGGCTTTTCTGCTTGGATAGGTTAAGATACGCTTTCCTCGCTTTTTGACGATAGGTTCTGGGTCTCTTCGCTGCTCTACCCCTGGCCTGATGCAGGGTGTCAATCATCTCATCCAGCTTCTCCCGGGCTTCGTTAAGCAGCCCCAGGTCTGTAGGGTATTTGATGTCTGCCGGGGTACACGTGGCGTCGAGGATCAAGATTCCTTGATTGGGCTTGGTTTCTTCTGCGGCAGCGTCAGCCGATGATTCATCTTCCGTGAACTGGCCTTGTGAACCTCCCGGATCCTGCGGGTCATGATGATCATGATCCTCCTCATCATCTGTTCGGTCTGTTGGAGCCTGAGTCTCAGCGGCTTGGGCAGCTTGCTCGGACAAGAGAATGCGTTCGTTGATGCGCATCATCCGTTCTTTTTTGAAACGCTTACGAAACTTCACCAAGGCGGCTGGCGTAAGCGGCCGCGTCAGCTGGAACTCTTTAAGCCCGATGAAGTACTGCAGGTATGGATTCTCTGTGAGTTGTTGCACTGTTTCCCGGTCGGTATAACCGCAACGAGCCTGAATAATTAACGTACCTAAGGCCATGCGGACGGGTTTGGCTACATTGCCCCGGTCGCTGGGGAACATGAAAGCATAGTCCTCCTCAAATTCATCCCAGGGGATGAGCGAAGCCAGCTGGACCCAACGGTTCTTGGCGTCTAGCTTTCCTGCAAAAGGCAGAATGAAATCATCTATAGTAAGCTGAGGACTCGGTTTACGGTACATGGTTTTACCTCCAAGTGCACGGTTTTTTTAAGCAAAATGGCTATTTCCTTGGACTTAGAATTCGACCAATAAGCCCGCAAACCCTTGTGAATCCAGGGAAAAGCTTGATTTTTTATGGGATGAAGCAAGCCCTAATTACCACGATGGACTGGACCGTCTCCGTGCTCCTGGCTGCCTCCAATACATTAACGGTGCCCATGACATTGGTCTCAAATGTCTCCTTAGGCTCAAGATACGAATAACGCACCAGCGGCTGAGCCGCTAAATGAAAGACGATATCCGGCTTATAGGTTCTAAATGCTGCCATCAAGGCAGCCTCATCGCGAACATCGTCTTCGATACTGATGATATGCTTATCTATACTGCAAGTGCGAAACATGGCCGGCTCCGACGGCGGTTTAAGAGCATACCCGACAACTTTTGCTCCCAGAGTTGTCAGCCATATCGAAAGCCAGGAGCCTTTAAAACCGCTACAGCCTGTCACTAATACCGTCCGCCCAGAATAGGCTTTCTTAAGTATTTCAAAACGCAAACTACATCCATACCTTCCAAGGCGCTTGACCGCTCGCCCATAAATTTTCCAGGATAACCCTATCTCTTTGCGTATCCATACACCGCCAAAAGCCACTATGATGGTAGGCCATAATTTGCCCGGCTTCGGCCAGTTTGGTAAGGGGTTCCCCTTCAAAAGCAGTCCCATCACCGTCAATATAGTCAAAGACTTCCGGCTCTAAGACGAAAAAACCACCGTTAATCCAGGCATCCAAGGTCTTGGGCTTTTCGATAAACTCCAGAACACTGGCATCCTCATTCAGCCCCAGTACCCCATACCGGCCGCTGGGCTGAACAGCCGTCACCGTGGCCAGCTTGCCGTGGGATTTATGGAAAGCAACCAGTTCCTCGATATTAATATCAGCGACTCCATCACCATAGGTAAACAGAAATGTCTCTTCGCCAATATATTTCTTAATCCGTTTAAGCCGGCCGCCGGTCTGGGTATCCAGGCCGGTATTAGCCAGTGTGACCTTCCACGGTTCCACTTCGGCACTGGAATGAGTGCAGGTGGTATTGTTGGCCAAATCAAACGTAACATCCGAACCATGTAAAAAATAGTTAGCAAAATACTCTTTAATCATATGCCCTTTATAACCTAAGCAGATAACAAAATCGTTAAACCGATAGCGGGAATATAGTTTCATAATATGCCATAAGATAGGACGTTCTCCAATCTCAATCATGGGCTTGGGTTTTAGATGAGACTCCTCACTAATGCGGGTCCCATATCCACCGGCAAGAATAACAACCTTCATTTTCACGTCACTCACTTACAATAAAATTAGACCTTTAAAAACGCACTCTCCTGCCACTTCGATTCGGCAATTATCTCCAAGCCGCGTTCCCCTGACCTATTGCCACTCGGAAGCTTATCCACACTCCAGCGCAAAAACTCATAGATATCATTTTGTCTATACCCAAGTTCATAGGCCTCGATCAACGCAGTCGCCGCCTTCTCATATTCCCGCAGCTTATACCAACAAATACCCTTGGCATAGATTTGAGTGATTTGTTTTTCTTTTTTTGCTTCTTCCTGCTTTATATAGTGTTGGTATAATTTCAAAGCCTCCGCATAACACTCCTGCTTAAAGAAAAGATTCCCTAGTTCCGCATAAATAACCTTTTCGTCAAAATCTTGAGCCAATTCAATAGCTTTATTCAATATTTCCTTAGTTCCGAATAAATGCAGATAAGTAATCAAATCCAGATAGTCTTCCTTATCTTCCTTGGAAAACACAAAAATCTCATGCTTAGTCAATCCTCTGACAAAACGCCGCATCGGTTCCGAAGCCTGTGCCCCTACCCAAGCCATGTATTCTCCGTGCTCACTCAAAAGAGCCGATACTACCGCTAGAGTACCAAAAGTTCTATTATCAGGATCTGCATCCAAACACTTTTGGGCGACAGCAAAAGTTTTATTATACTGTCCATTGGCCAAAAGCATGTACACCACGGTTAAATCCTC is a window encoding:
- a CDS encoding IS5-like element ISDha14 family transposase; the protein is MYRKPSPQLTIDDFILPFAGKLDAKNRWVQLASLIPWDEFEEDYAFMFPSDRGNVAKPVRMALGTLIIQARCGYTDRETVQQLTENPYLQYFIGLKEFQLTRPLTPAALVKFRKRFKKERMMRINERILLSEQAAQAAETQAPTDRTDDEEDHDHHDPQDPGGSQGQFTEDESSADAAAEETKPNQGILILDATCTPADIKYPTDLGLLNEAREKLDEMIDTLHQARGRAAKRPRTYRQKARKAYLNLSKQKSPRKNQLRKGIKQQLQYCKRNLRHVERMLNGRSADEDLLSNRHVRLLETLRTLVTQQESMYKTKRHQIPARIVSLYQDHVRPIVRGKAGAKVEFGAKVAISIEKGMCRIEKLSWDAFNEADTLMESVERYKARNGCYPEAVLADRIYRNRNNLAYCKKHTIRLSGPKLGRPSGEALKKIEKQLQRMDAKLRNAVEGKFGEGKRNYGLNRIYAKLKETAECMISMQFFIMNLERKLRVLFVQFWRRCFLGMAFSPIAG
- a CDS encoding GDP-mannose 4,6-dehydratase, whose translation is MTGCSGFKGSWLSIWLTTLGAKVVGYALKPPSEPAMFRTCSIDKHIISIEDDVRDEAALMAAFRTYKPDIVFHLAAQPLVRYSYLEPKETFETNVMGTVNVLEAARSTETVQSIVVIRACFIP
- the rfbF gene encoding glucose-1-phosphate cytidylyltransferase, encoding MKVVILAGGYGTRISEESHLKPKPMIEIGERPILWHIMKLYSRYRFNDFVICLGYKGHMIKEYFANYFLHGSDVTFDLANNTTCTHSSAEVEPWKVTLANTGLDTQTGGRLKRIKKYIGEETFLFTYGDGVADINIEELVAFHKSHGKLATVTAVQPSGRYGVLGLNEDASVLEFIEKPKTLDAWINGGFFVLEPEVFDYIDGDGTAFEGEPLTKLAEAGQIMAYHHSGFWRCMDTQRDRVILENLWASGQAPWKVWM